A region from the Bactrocera dorsalis isolate Fly_Bdor chromosome 1, ASM2337382v1, whole genome shotgun sequence genome encodes:
- the LOC105232334 gene encoding LOW QUALITY PROTEIN: CD109 antigen (The sequence of the model RefSeq protein was modified relative to this genomic sequence to represent the inferred CDS: substituted 1 base at 1 genomic stop codon), translating to MQGAALLILAILKIAWMANATGHYTVVAPGTIHTNGKYNVAVALHQVTEPATVRISLLGPQYNASKTVEVQPYEVQYIGFNVPVLRDGDYNITAEGLSGLIFKNSTKLNHNVFQTHVKIQTDKGKYKPGDVVNFRVLFMDENLKPSGPSASSVIWFEDGKRNRIKEYKNFTVTKGVYTGQFQIFEFPVQGRXRLAVDNGGWHRTIVSFDVQKYVLPKYKVTVDATSKVSVKDGDMQVVVRANYTYGKPVNGKVTLIMKLQSFYYSHKTNDNSTDPPQQIIKTTDMVNGKAKFDLNVSQYKDSFLSFRTAPLDITATVEENFTGVKINGTIGTTLYRDRYFISCLIFKNCNWFTADEEAEMTFRVVSYDGELLRALNTPVRLRFTESLNKNYYKDENKTEPKIENLVLEFEGVLDVNSTAVIKVKLPALAKFDGYTHFYKIKAFYKDEEHDVSNIYQKEPPKVTDAVKTVAPTTPKSFFKAQLEYPKGRFTFNADEEIILTLNSSAPLTYFDYNIVGRGNILVSERIFVPNKAKTFDLTLTPNFMWMPYARFYAYFIDELGEFRYAETSLQIKTEMQNELEITAPAEVKPGADVALRIKTTPHSFVGLLAVDQSVLLLGRNNDISENDFNWRLSSYTTYTPWQGGYSRYPGGQSGVVTMTNGNYFYNYTAPHTSPVDNRFEDLTALRVPEGAVSLAVMPASGATPAVASQEVVVRRDFSETWIFTDIEDTQTAEFNWTKKIPDTITSWVVSGFALHPEKGLGVTTHNTDIVTFQPFFIAVRLPYSVKRGEIINVPALVFNYLNKALDVEITLDNTDGEYEFTEISNEISREVKRTKLVHIPAQSSAGVAFMLRPKIIGNIMLKYTAVSALAGDAIHKTLKVVPEGVTEYANRAFFVNLKQAPEQRQSFDLILPPDVVPNSEHIEVSVIGDLLGPLLNNLEHLLRMPTGCAEQTMSTLIPNYLVLKYLKNINKLTPALESKILQNLETGYQRMLGFRLNDGSFVTFRAKDRNENGSVWLTAYVARSLHQLQEFIKVDDAILEKSLQYLSKTQAENGSFVDTNNVRFGAERQQGVALTAHVLLTLIENKQLTKEYQANVDKAFDFILANTEKSTSIFAKAITAYALQLAKHPSASKQLELLKSAAKTAEDRMWWSASEHRSQHWWRWIPNGDVEITSYALLTLLDEDLVGIDDLLSIVKWLVAQRNSYGGFISTQDTVVGLQALIAFAEKAQYEPGVMEVQVLAKGGIERSDSIIVDENNGLLLQTVELPHKTLSVDFIAKGKGAALVQIAYQYNVLEKEPQPSFEIKTIINKNTPVLKLEMDACVEYKGEGDASNMAILEVTLPSGYVADTDAFKLIEAVPRVRQVETQKSDTLIAIYFESLPKGEIQCVPIEALRQFPVARQKPASIVLYDYYDTLKRATVYYEVASKLCDICEDDEECKKACP from the exons ATGCAAGGAGCGGCGCTTTTAATATTAGCCATCTTGAAAATCGCCTGGATGGCAAACGCAACTGG TCACTACACAGTTGTCGCACCGGGCACCATACATACGAACGGAAAATACAATGTTGCCGTCGCTCTGCATCAAGTCACCGAACCGGCAACAGTGCGAATCAGTCTCCTGGGCCCACAATATAACGCTTCCAAAACCGTTGAGGTGCAACCGTACGAAGTGCAGTATATCGGCTTCAACGTGCCGGTACTGCGTGATGGCGACTACAATATCACCGCGGAGGGCTTAAGCGGTCTGATCTTCAAGAACTCAACCAAGCTCAATCACAATGTCTTTCAGACACATGTGAAGATACAAACCGATAAGGGAAAGTATAAACCAGGCGATGTCGTCAACTTTCGCGTACTTTTTATGGATGAAAATCTGAAACCAAGTGGTCCTTCAGCGAGCAGTGTTATTTGGTTTGAG GATGGCAAGCGCAACCGCATTAAGGAATACAAGAACTTTACTGTCACCAAAGGTGTCTACACGGgccaatttcaaattttcgagTTTCCCGTACAGGGTAGGTAGCGCTTGGCGGTGGATAACGGCGGTTGGCATAGAACCATTGTCAGCTTCGACGTGCAGAAATATGTTTTACCCAAATATAAGGTCACCGTTGATGCCACTTCCAAAGTGTCGGTGAAGGATGGTGATATGCAGGTTGTCGTCAGAGCCAA CTATACCTACGGCAAACCGGTTAATGGAAAGGTCACACTGATCATGAAGCTGCAGTCTTTTTACTATTCTCACAAAACCAACGACAACTCAACAGATCCACCACAGCAAATTATAAAGACGACGGATATGGTGAATGGTAAAGCGAAGTTCGATCTCAACGTGAGCCAATACAAAGACAGCTTCCTCAGCTTCAGAACCGCACCACTTGACATTACAGCGACGGTGGAGGAGAATTTCACCGGTGTCAAAATTAACGGCACCATAGGAACAACACTCTACCGCGACCGCTACTTTATAAGCTGTCTGATTTTCAAGAACTGCAACTGGTTCACAGCCGACGAGGAAGCGGAAATGACATTCCGTGTCGTGAGCTACGATGGTGAACTATTAAGAGCTTTGAATACGCCCGTGCGCTTACGTTTCACcgaatcgctgaacaaaaattacTATAAGGATGAAAATAAAACCGAACCCAAAATAGAGAACCTAGTTTTGGAGTTTGAAGGCGTTTTGGATGTCAATAGCACAGCGGTGATTAAGGTGAAGTTGCCAGCTCTGGCAAAGTTTGATGGCTATACacatttctataaaataaaagcattcTACAAGGATGAGGAGCATGACGTGTCGAACATATATCAGAAGGAGCCGCCAAAAGTCACAGACGCGGTAAAGACAGTTGCGCCTACGACGCCGAAATCTTTCTTTAAGGCACAGCTTGAGTATCCAAAGGGACGTTTTAC TTTTAACGCGGATGAGGAAATTATACTGACTTTGAACTCCAGTGCGCCCCTAACATATTTCGACTACAACATCGTGGGTCGTGGCAATATTTTGGTCAGCGAACGTATTTTTGTGCCTAATAAGGCCAAGACCTTTGATTTAACATTGACGCCTAATTTCATGTGGATGCCGTATGCCCGTTTTTACGCCTACTTTATTGATGAACTGGGTGAATTTCGCTATGCCGAGACGAGTTTACAAATTAAGACGGAAATGCAAAATGAG TTAGAGATTACTGCCCCAGCTGAGGTAAAACCTGGCGCAGATGTCGCTCTACGCATCAAAACCACACCACATTCCTTTGTTGGGCTGCTCGCTGTTGATCAGAGCGTACTACTTTTGGGTCGCAACAATGATATTTCCGAAAATGATTTTAACTGGCGTCTAAGCTCCTATACAACCTATACACCTTGGCAGGGCGGTTACTCACGCTACCCGGGTGGACAAAGTGGTGTCGTAACCATGACTAATGGCAACTATTTCTACAACTACACAGCGCCACACACGTCACCAG TTGACAACCGCTTCGAAGATCTGACGGCTCTACGCGTACCGGAGGGTGCTGTGTCTCTCGCGGTAATGCCGGCCTCAGGAGCAACGCCAGCAGTCGCCAGCCAGGAAGTTGTGGTACGCAGAGATTTTTCAGAAACGTGGATTTTCACAGATATTGAGGA CACGCAAACGGCGGAGTTCAATTGGACTAAAAAAATCCCAGATACCATCACTTCTTGGGTGGTCTCAGGTTTTGCACTACATCCGGAAAAAGGACTTGGTGTTACAACGCACAACACTGATATTGTCACATTTCAGCCGTTCTTTATAGCAGTGAGATTGCCATATTCGGTGAAGAGAG GCGAGATCATCAATGTGCCGGCTTTAGTCTTCAACTATCTGAACAAAGCCTTAGATGTCGAAATCACGCTCGACAATACCGATGGCGAATATGAGTTCACCGAAATCTCCAACGAGATTTCCCGTGAAGTTAAAAGAACAAAACTTGTACACATACCCGCACAGTCCTCAGCTGGAGTCGCATTTATGCTACGTCCCAAAATCATAGGCAATATCATGTTGAAGTACACTGCTGTCTCAGCACTCGCTGGCGATGCCATACACAAGACGCTAAAAGTAGTACCCGAAGGCGTGACCGAGTATGCGAATCGCGCGTTCTTTGTAAATCTCAAGCAGGCGCCTGAGCAACGACAAAGCTTCGATTTAATACTGCCACCTGATGTAGTGCCTAACTCGGAACACATTGAAGTTTCTGTGATCGGCGATTTACTGGGACCGCTTTTGAATAACCTGGAGCATTTATTGCGCATGCCAACCGGCTGTGCTGAGCAGACTATGTCGACATTGATACCCAATTATTTAGTGCTGAAATATCTTAAG AACATCAACAAGCTTACGCCAGCTTTGGAATCAAAGATACTGCAAAACTTGGAAACGGGTTATCAACGTATGCTCGGCTTTCGTCTGAATGATGGTTCGTTTGTCACATTCCGCGCTAAGGACCGAAATGAGAACGGTTCCGTCTGGCTTAccgcatatgtggcgcgttcgTTGCATCAGCTGCAAGAGTTTATAAAAGTTGACGATGCTATACTCGAGAAGAGCTTGCAATATCTCAGCAAGACACAAGCAGAAAACGGCAGTTTTGTGGACACAAACAACGTACGCTTCGGTGCAGAACGTCAGCAGGGTGTGGCATTGACAGCGCATGTCTTACTGACACTCATAGAAAACAAG CAACTCACTAAGGAATATCAAGCCAATGTCGACAAAGCCTTCGATTTTATTTTGGCGAACACTGAGAAATCTACCAGTATATTCGCTAAGGCCATAACCGCGTACGCCTTACAATTAGCTAAGCATCCTTCAGCAAGTAAGCAGCTTGAATTACTAAAGTCAGCTGCGAAGACCGCTGAGGATCGCATGTGGTGGTCGGCTTCGGAACACCGTTCGCAGCATTGGTGGCGCTGGATACCTAATGGAGACGTGGAGATCACTTCCTATGCGCTGCTAACGCTACTAGATGAAGACCTTGTCGGTATAGATGATTTATTATCGATTGTGAAATGGTTGGTGGCCCAACGGAATAGCTATGGTGGTTTCATATCCACCCAAGATACCGTTGTCGGATTACAAGCTCTAATTGCCTTCGCCGAAAAAGCGCAGTATGAACCTGGTGTAATGGAAGTTCAAGTGCTGGCTAAAGGCGGTATTGAACGCTCGGATAGTATAATTGTTGACGAAAACAACGGACTGCTCCTGCAAACGGTGGAG CTTCCACACAAAACGCTCTCAGTGGATTTCATTGCGAAGGGCAAAGGTGCTGCCTTAGTACAAATCGCCTATCAGTACAATGTGCTCGAGAAGGAGCCCCAAccaagttttgaaataaaaaccatAATCAATAAGAACACGCCAGTCTTAAAATTGGAAATGGACGCCTGTGTTGAATATAAGGGTGAAGGAGATGCCTCAAATATGGCGATTTTAGAAGTGACACTACCCTCGGGTTATGTGGCCGATACGGATGCATTCAAACTCATTGAAGCCGTGCCTCGAGTCAGG CAAGTGGAAACCCAAAAATCGGACACTTTGATTGCCATCTACTTCGAAAGTCTGCCGAAGGGCGAAATTCAATGTGTGCCTATCGAAGCACTGCGCCAGTTTCCTGTTGCTCGTCAGAAACCCGCTTCGATTGTGCTCTATGATTATTATGATACTTTGAAACGGGCAACGGTATACTACGAAGTCGCCTCGAAGTTGTGCGACATATGTGAGGACGATGAGGAATGCAAGAAAGCATGTCCGTGA
- the LOC105232335 gene encoding CD109 antigen: protein MKRLLLLALCAAVLNLSALVQGEGQGHYSVIGPGTLHSNNKYTVGVAVYQNTEAVTLKVGLVGPEFEKSETIELQPDEAKEVEFDVPTLPKGKYNLTAEGISGLIFKNTTELNYDNFAAITKIQTDKGKYKPGDKVNFRVLFLDENLKPGEADKDAAIWFEDGKRNIVKEFKNFELKNGVFTGEFQISEFAVLGGWRLIVKNGGSYNQEVYFDVEKYVLPKYEVKVEATEAVSVRDGDVNIVAKANYTYGKPVEGKVTAVVGYGDLYSYSDDAKIKSAPTLIKSADMVNGKAKLLVNVKDFKDHLMSDMYATSMQITTTVEEAYTGVKLNETKYISVYPYRYDMSCVSYDTCYTYHADKESEVLVHVKFVDGTVVTDTKNPIKLVYKETLSQRHFWHGARHPEDTTTTVRPTIEGKMHSFESQLNGTGFAKFTVKLPNLDEIEDYQHYYEITAEYIDETRKISNSYQYREPKNVVPQPEEKEPTEWFKLRTYYPTNKYSFNSSDTVTITVNSSEPLPYFVYNVIGRGNVVEHERVVLPENTKVYNITLPYKYIYAPYARVFVYYVDTNGEFHYSETSFQAEMELQNTLDITTPTEVKPGENVPLHIKTAPHSFVGLLAVDQSVLLLAGNNDISESEFRWRVSSYDTSTPWQGGYSHYPGESTGVVTLTSADYFYNWTKPVYSYPTPFSARGDIVKSFHKVHDSPLTTTAPEAGLAGAVGGAQYDSPGSPAAQQPVVRKDFRETWLFKDIEDTQAEEFDWSDKIPETITSWVLTAFAVNPEKGLAVMKDTKNIKTFQPFFLSPRLPYSVKRGEVVNTQLLIFNYLDKALDVAVTLDNTDGEYEFTDVSNEVINEASRVKNVRVAAQSSAGVSFMIRPKVIGNILLKYTAVSPIAGDAIHKALKVVPEGVTEYANRAYFVNLKDTPEFKESFELELPQDLVPDSEHIEVSAVGDILGPLLNNMDHLVRLPTGCAEQTTSSFVPNFVVLEYLNQTKKLTPALESQIQSNLLSGYQHILSFRLDDGSFRSFVGYRNTEYPVNGSTWLTAYIVRSLNQAKEHIKVDENVLKEGLKYLVSKQADNGSFLESNDFFFGSYRRPLTLTASVLLTLVEAGELAKPYEAEIEKGFKYILENADKEQDLHVKAITTYALNKIGSPAAAPQLEELKSLAKTEDDRKWWTNKKEKPSNLWWRWAFSNDVEITSYVLLTLFETGKTTIDEVLPIIRWLVAQRNSYGGFSSTQDTVLGLRALIKFADFADYEAANMELDVSGKGDREKRETIHLTQDNGLLTQTVELPQKTLSVDLSAKGTGAALVQVAYQYNVFEKEKLPAFKIDTVINKEAPAFKLDMEVCVQYIGDGEASNMALLEVSLASGFVADEESFSQIEAVNRVRQVESKQEGTLVVIYFESLAKNEASCVPIEALKQHAVANQKPSPLVLYDYYDTAQKVSEFYTLSSKLCDICEDDEECKKMCATTA, encoded by the exons ATGAAGCGATTGTTATTGTTGGCCCTGTGCGCGGCCGTGTTGAACTTGAGCGCATTGGTGCAAGGCGAGGGGCAGGG TCACTACTCCGTAATTGGACCGGGTACCTTGCATTCGAACAACAAATATACCGTTGGCGTGGCGGTCTATCAGAATACCGAAGCAGTCACATTGAAGGTTGGCTTAGTTGGTCCAGAATTCGAAAAGTCTGAGACAATTGAACTGCAGCCCGATGAAGCGAAAGAAGTAGAGTTCGATGTGCCCACTTTGCCGAAGGGCAAATACAATCTTACGGCGGAGGGCATATCAGGTTTGATATTCAAGAATACAACCGAGCTAAATTACGACAATTTCGCGGCGATCACTAAAATTCAAACTGATAAGGGCAAGTATAAGCCTGGCGATAAGGTGAACTTCCGTGTGCTGTTTTTGGATGAGAACTTGAAACCTGGTGAAGCGGATAAGGATGCTGCCATTTGGTTTGAG GATGGCAAGCGCAACATCGtaaaagaattcaaaaatttcgaactcAAAAACGGCGTATTTACGGGCGAATTTCAAATATCCGAGTTTGCGGTGCTTGGCGGTTGGCGTTTGATTGTTAAGAATGGTGGCTCATATAATCAAGAGGTTTACTTTGATGTTGAGAAATATGTGCTACCTAAATATGAAGTGAAAGTCGAGGCTACCGAAGCCGTATCCGTACGCGATGGCGATGTCAATATAGTGGCGAAGGCCAA CTACACATATGGCAAACCTGTGGAGGGCAAAGTGACCGCTGTTGTAGGTTATGGCGATCTCTACTCCTACTCCGACGACGCGAAGATCAAGAGCGCGCCCACACTCATTAAGAGCGCCGATATGGTGAACGGTAAGGCCAAGTTGCTTGTCAATGTTAAGGATTTTAAAGATCATTTGATGAGCGATATGTACGCCACATCCATGCAAATCACCACAACTGTGGAGGAGGCATACACGGGCGTTAAACTCAACGAGACTAAGTACATAAGTGTTTACCCATATCGTTATGACATGAGCTGTGTTTCCTACGACACATGTTATACATACCACGCGGACAAAGAGTCGGAAGTGTTAGTACATGTCAAATTTGTCGATGGCACTGTGGTCACAGATACCAAGAATCCAATTAAGCTGGTCTACAAAGAAACATTGTCGCAACGACACTTCTGGCATGGCGCACGCCATCCGGAAGATACCACAACAACGGTGCGACCCACGATCGAAGGCAAAATGCATAGCTTCGAGAGTCAGCTCAACGGCACTGGCTTTGCGAAATTCACCGTGAAGCTGCCCAACTTGGACGAGATTGAGGACTATCAACATTACTACGAAATAACTGCTGAGTATATTGATGAGACACGCAAGATATCGAACTCCTATCAATATCGCGAACCCAAGAATGTGGTGCCGCAGCCAGAAGAGAAAGAACCAACTGAATGGTTTAAGCTGCGAACCTATTATCCAACGAACAAATACTC CTTCAACTCATCTGATACTGTGACAATAACTGTCAATTCGAGCGAGCCCTTGCCATATTTCGTTTATAATGTCATTGGACGTGGTAATGTTGTGGAACATGAACGAGTGGTTCTACCAGAGAATACCAAGGTCTATAATATCACGTTAccgtacaaatatatatatgcgcCCTACGCCAGAGTTTTTGTTTACTATGTTGACACAAATGGAGAGTTCCATTATTCGGAGACCTCCTTCCAAGCTGAAATGGAGCTACAAAACACA CTCGACATTACAACACCGACTGAGGTGAAACCTGGCGAAAATGTACCGCTGCACATTAAAACCGCACCACACTCGTTCGTCGGCCTACTGGCTGTTGATCAGAGCGTCCTGCTTCTCGCTGGTAATAACGACATATCCGAAAGTGAATTCAGATGGCGCGTCAGTAGCTATGACACTAGCACACCATGGCAAGGAGGTTACTCGCACTACCCCGGTGAATCTACGGGTGTGGTGACACTCACTTCCGCAGATTACTTCTACAATTGGACCAAGCCAGTTTATT CATATCCCACACCCTTCAGTGCTCGTGGTGACATAGTAAAGAGCTTCCACAAAGTCCATGACTCTCCTTTAACTACCACGGCTCCAGAGGCTGGCCTCGCTGGTGCTGTAGGTGGTGCTCAATATGATTCTCCCGGGTCACCAGCAGCGCAACAACCCGTAGTACGAAAAGATTTTCGTGAAACTTGGCTGTTCAAGGATATTGAAGA CACTCAAGCAGAAGAGTTCGACTGGTCCGATAAAATACCAGAAACTATTACATCATGGGTGCTCACAGCTTTTGCCGTCAATCCCGAAAAAGGACTTGCAGTAATGAAGGacaccaaaaatataaaaacattccAGCCATTCTTCTTATCGCCGCGCCTTCCTTACTCTGTGAAACGAg GCGAGGTCGTCAATACACAGCTCTTGATTTTCAACTACTTGGACAAAGCTTTAGATGTTGCTGTCACACTTGATAACACCGACGGTGAATACGAGTTCACCGATGTCTCTAATGAGGTTATCAACGAAGCGAGCCGTGTGAAGAATGTGCGCGTAGCCGCGCAATCTTCAGCTGGTGTTTCCTTCATGATACGTCCCAAAGTCATTGgcaatatattattgaaatataccGCCGTCTCGCCGATTGCCGGCGATGCCATACATAAAGCGCTAAAAGTTGTGCCTGAAGGTGTAACCGAGTATGCAAATCGCGCATACTTCGTCAATCTTAAAGATACGCCCGAGTTCAAGGAGTCTTTCGAACTGGAATTACCACAAGATCTGGTGCCCGACTCCGAACATATAGAAGTCTCTGCTGTAGGCGATATTTTGGGCCCACTATTGAACAACATGGATCACTTAGTGCGCTTGCCAACCGGTTGTGCGGAGCAGACCACATCGTCATTTGTGCCCAACTTCGTGGTTTTGGAATATTTGAAT CAAACGAAAAAACTGACTCCAGCTTTAGAATCACAAATCCAAAGTAATCTTCTCTCCGGTTACCAACACATTCTGAGCTTCCGTTTAGACGACGGTTCGTTTAGATCTTTCGTCGGCTATCGTAACACAGAGTACCCCGTCAATGGCTCCACGTGGCTAACGGCATACATTGTACGCTCGCTTAATCAAGCTAAAGAACACATAAAGGTCGACGAAAATGTGCTGAAGGAAGGATTGAAGTACTTAGTTAGCAAGCAAGCCGACAATGGAAGTTTCCTGGAGAGCAACGATTTCTTCTTCGGTTCCTACAGAAGACCTTTGACACTTACAGCTAGTGTATTGCTCACACTAGTAGAAGCTGgg GAACTCGCTAAACCTTACGAAGCGGAAATCGAGAAGGGTTTCAAATACATTCTGGAGAACGCCGACAAAGAACAGGATCTCCATGTTAAGGCTATCACTACATATGCGCTAAATAAGATCGGTAGTCCCGCCGCAGCCCCGCAACTCGAAGAACTGAAATCACTTGCGAAGACTGAGGATGATCGTAAATGGTGGAccaacaaaaaggaaaaaccaAGCAATCTCTGGTGGCGTTGGGCTTTCAGCAACGATGTAGAGATCACGTCTTATGTCTTACTCACGCTATTCGAAACTGGCAAGACAACGATTGATGAAGTTTTACCGATAATACGTTGGTTGGTGGCGCAGCGCAACAGCTATGGTGGCTTTTCCTCCACACAGGATACAGTACTGGGACTCCGTGCTTTGATCAAGTTCGCCGACTTCGCAGACTATGAAGCAGCAAATATGGAATTGGATGTGAGCGGCAAGGGCGATAGAGAAAAGCGAGAGACTATACACTTGACACAAGACAACGGTTTGCTGACACAAACTGTTGAG CTACCACAAAAAACACTCTCCGTGGATTTGAGCGCCAAAGGCACCGGTGCCGCTCTGGTACAAGTCGCCTACCAATACAATGTTTTCGAAAAGGAGAAACTGCCGGCTTTCAAGATCGATACAGTCATCAACAAAGAGGCGCCTGCTTTCAAGTTGGACATGGAAGTCTGTGTGCAATATATTGGCGATGGAGAGGCCTCAAATATGGCGCTATTGGAGGTATCACTAGCTTCCGGTTTTGTTGCAGACGAAGAGAGCTTCAGCCAAATTGAGGCCGTCAACCGTGTCAGG CAAGTAGAGAGCAAACAAGAGGGCACTTTGGTTGTGATATACTTCGAGAGCCTGGCTAAGAATGAGGCATCTTGTGTGCCGATTGAGGCGCTGAAACAACATGCTGTCGCGAACCAAAAACCAAGTCCACTTGTTTTATATGACTACTACGACACAGCGCAGAAAGTCAGTGAGTTCTATACCCTGTCTTCGAAGCTTTGTGATATTTGCGAGGATGATGAGGAGTGCAAGAAGATGTGCGCCACAACAGCGTAA